The Sphaeramia orbicularis chromosome 18, fSphaOr1.1, whole genome shotgun sequence genome contains a region encoding:
- the gabarapb gene encoding gamma-aminobutyric acid receptor-associated protein produces MKFQYKEEHPFEKRRSEGEKIRKKYPDRVPVIVEKAPKARIGDLDKKKYLVPSDLTVGQFYFLIRKRIHLRAEDALFFFVNNVIPPTSATMGLLYQEHHEEDFFLYIAYSDESVYGNSQREI; encoded by the exons ATGAAGTTTCAATACAAAGAGGAGCACCCTTTTGAGAAAAGGCGATCCGAGGGCGAGAAAATAAGGAAGAAGTATCCGGACAGGGTTCCA GTAATTGTGGAGAAAGCCCCCAAAGCCAGAATAGGAGATCTGGACAAGAAGAAATACCTTGTCCCTTCTGACCTGACAG TGGGCCAGTTTTACTTCCTCATCCGGAAAAGAATCCACTTGCGAGCTGAGGATGCTCTCTTCTTCTTTGTAAACAACGTCATTCCACCCACTTCAGCCACCATGGGTCTGTTGTACCAG GAGCACCACGAAGAGGACTTTTTCCTCTACATTGCCTACAGTGACGAGAGCGTGTATGGGAACAGCCAAAGGGAAATCTGA